A genomic region of uncultured Roseibium sp. contains the following coding sequences:
- a CDS encoding mandelate racemase/muconate lactonizing enzyme family protein: protein MEQDSALKIDAVETLRLAEHPNLLWVRIHTSDGLTGLGETYFGAGPCETDVHDRIAPILLGQDARRIEYLNMKMQPYVGFTGTGAEIRAVAAVDVALWDIAAKSANKPLVDLLGGRTRERIRVYNTCAGPAYVSKTSAVRPDNFGTDEGSGSGVLHDDLNGFLNHPEDVAASLMEMGIFSMKIWPFDLAEGAADGIDISLEDLKKGLEPFERVRKSHGDRMRLKAELHGLWSLNAAKKIAHALEPLDIDWIEDPVWMDRTDDIRKLTESSPVPFAGGETLASLGQFKVLIEDGDIATPIVDVTWAGGVTIARKIAALAEANARPVAFHDCSGPVTLAVSTHLALGLRNVREQEIARGFYYNWYQDLVDDLPPIETGMITVPEKPGLGMVLQPSLFTRDDAIHRISRRD from the coding sequence ATGGAACAGGACAGTGCCTTGAAAATAGATGCCGTTGAAACCCTGCGCCTCGCCGAGCACCCCAATCTGTTGTGGGTGCGGATACATACCTCGGACGGATTGACCGGTCTTGGCGAGACCTATTTCGGCGCAGGCCCGTGCGAAACAGATGTTCACGACCGGATTGCGCCCATCCTCCTGGGCCAGGACGCGCGCCGGATCGAGTATTTGAACATGAAGATGCAGCCTTATGTCGGCTTCACCGGAACCGGAGCGGAGATCCGGGCCGTCGCTGCCGTTGATGTTGCGCTCTGGGATATTGCCGCCAAGTCGGCGAACAAGCCGCTGGTCGACCTTCTGGGCGGACGGACCCGCGAACGGATCAGGGTCTACAACACGTGTGCCGGTCCGGCCTATGTTTCCAAGACATCTGCCGTGCGGCCCGACAATTTCGGAACCGATGAAGGCTCCGGCTCCGGTGTGCTCCATGACGATCTCAACGGGTTCCTGAACCACCCCGAAGACGTTGCCGCATCGCTCATGGAGATGGGGATCTTCTCCATGAAAATCTGGCCTTTCGACCTGGCGGAGGGCGCAGCGGACGGGATCGACATTTCGCTGGAGGATCTCAAAAAGGGGCTGGAACCGTTCGAACGTGTCCGCAAGTCGCATGGCGACCGGATGCGGCTGAAGGCGGAATTGCACGGTCTTTGGAGCCTCAACGCCGCCAAGAAAATCGCACACGCTCTGGAACCGCTCGATATCGACTGGATCGAGGATCCGGTGTGGATGGACCGCACGGATGATATCCGGAAACTGACGGAAAGCTCACCTGTGCCCTTTGCCGGCGGGGAAACGCTTGCTAGCCTCGGCCAGTTCAAGGTGCTGATCGAGGACGGCGATATTGCAACGCCGATTGTCGATGTTACCTGGGCCGGCGGCGTCACCATCGCCAGAAAGATCGCCGCGCTTGCGGAGGCCAATGCCCGTCCGGTCGCGTTCCATGACTGCTCGGGGCCGGTCACACTCGCGGTTTCCACGCATCTGGCGCTCGGTCTCAGAAACGTCAGGGAGCAGGAAATCGCCCGGGGGTTCTACTACAACTGGTATCAGGACCTGGTCGACGACCTGCCGCCAATTGAAACTGGCATGATCACGGTGCCCGAGAAACCGGGTCTGGGGATGGTTCTGCAGCCGAGTCTCTTCACGCGCGACGACGCGATCCACCGGATATCCAGACGGGACTGA
- a CDS encoding BMP family ABC transporter substrate-binding protein: protein MKSILKTTVAAFALAALGTAANAADVKACFVYVGPVGDFGWTYQHDQGRLAVEEKFGDKVETAYLESVAEGPDAERAIERFAREGCDIIFTTSFGYMNPTIKVAKKFPNVKFEHATGYKTADNVATYNSKFHQGRYIIGQIAAKQSKTGTAGYIASFPIPEVVAGINAFLLGAQSVNPDFKVKVVWVNTWFDPGKEADAAKALIDQGADIITQHTDSTAPLQVAQERGVHGFGQASDMVNFAKDAQYTAIIDDWAPYYVERVQEVLDGNWHTHSSWEGLAEGHVVMAPYTNLPADVVEMAQATEAKIKDGWEPFTGPITKQDGSVAAEDGVRLDDGAILGMNWYVQGIDDKLPE from the coding sequence ATGAAATCTATTTTGAAGACCACGGTCGCAGCGTTTGCGCTCGCTGCGCTTGGAACCGCCGCCAATGCGGCCGACGTGAAGGCCTGCTTCGTCTATGTCGGCCCGGTCGGTGACTTCGGCTGGACCTACCAGCACGATCAGGGTCGTCTTGCCGTGGAAGAAAAGTTCGGCGACAAGGTCGAGACCGCCTACCTTGAGAGCGTTGCCGAGGGCCCCGACGCGGAACGCGCCATCGAACGTTTCGCCCGTGAAGGCTGCGACATCATCTTTACCACCTCGTTCGGCTACATGAACCCGACGATCAAGGTTGCGAAGAAATTCCCGAACGTGAAGTTCGAGCATGCCACCGGCTACAAGACGGCGGACAATGTTGCGACCTATAACTCCAAGTTCCACCAGGGCCGCTACATCATCGGACAGATTGCCGCAAAGCAATCCAAGACCGGAACCGCCGGCTACATCGCTTCCTTCCCGATCCCGGAAGTGGTCGCCGGCATCAACGCCTTCCTGCTCGGAGCCCAGTCCGTCAATCCCGACTTCAAGGTGAAGGTTGTCTGGGTGAACACCTGGTTCGACCCGGGCAAGGAAGCGGACGCTGCCAAGGCCCTGATCGACCAGGGGGCGGACATCATCACGCAGCACACGGATTCCACGGCACCGCTTCAGGTCGCACAGGAGCGCGGCGTGCACGGCTTCGGCCAGGCATCCGACATGGTCAACTTCGCCAAGGATGCGCAGTATACGGCCATCATCGATGACTGGGCTCCCTACTACGTAGAGCGCGTACAGGAAGTCCTCGACGGCAACTGGCACACGCACAGCTCCTGGGAAGGGCTGGCAGAAGGCCACGTCGTGATGGCTCCTTACACCAACCTCCCGGCAGATGTCGTGGAGATGGCGCAGGCAACGGAAGCCAAGATCAAGGATGGCTGGGAACCGTTCACCGGACCGATCACCAAGCAGGACGGCTCGGTTGCGGCCGAAGACGGCGTACGTCTTGATGACGGTGCCATTCTCGGCATGAACTGGTACGTCCAGGGCATCGACGACAAGCTTCCCGAATAA
- a CDS encoding patatin-like phospholipase family protein, translating to MIKRRELMLGAIAAGGTTLQTMKHAQATTDGPDDAADNRSSDRFALALGGGAAKAFAHIPILEGLDELGVKPAEMAGTSMGSILGGLYAGGMSGAEIREFAVELFTKKTQLFQKLFLKDGRTWSSLFNVVRPAIIDPIILFETVFPNTMAETFYELDIPLKIVATDFYTQSQVVLDEGQLLPAIAASSALPMLLTPVEIKGRVLIDGGFVNPTPFDVFERPDLLTVGVDVTGSDYSHKSGLPSGLDTWIGSFSITLHSLVAAKLACSRPDLLIEPPIGKFKTMDFFKIEDILEAAEPAKEVFKRELGALLEKT from the coding sequence ATGATAAAACGACGCGAACTCATGCTCGGCGCAATCGCTGCCGGAGGAACGACGCTTCAGACCATGAAACACGCCCAGGCGACAACGGACGGCCCCGACGACGCTGCCGACAACAGGTCCTCCGACCGGTTCGCCCTCGCGCTTGGCGGCGGTGCGGCAAAAGCGTTCGCGCACATACCGATCCTCGAAGGCCTTGATGAACTCGGCGTCAAACCGGCAGAAATGGCGGGGACTTCCATGGGCTCGATCCTTGGCGGACTGTATGCCGGAGGCATGAGCGGTGCCGAGATCCGGGAATTTGCGGTCGAACTATTCACGAAGAAAACCCAGCTCTTTCAGAAACTGTTCCTGAAAGACGGGCGCACATGGTCGTCGCTTTTCAATGTGGTTCGTCCTGCCATCATCGATCCGATCATCCTGTTCGAGACCGTCTTTCCCAACACCATGGCCGAGACCTTTTATGAACTCGATATCCCGCTCAAGATCGTCGCGACGGATTTCTACACCCAGTCCCAGGTCGTGCTGGACGAGGGGCAACTGCTGCCGGCAATCGCGGCTTCCTCGGCCTTGCCGATGCTGCTGACGCCGGTCGAGATCAAGGGCCGTGTCCTGATTGACGGCGGTTTCGTCAACCCGACACCGTTTGACGTCTTTGAAAGGCCCGACCTTCTGACTGTCGGAGTTGATGTGACAGGCAGCGACTACTCGCACAAGAGCGGTCTTCCGAGCGGCCTGGACACGTGGATCGGGTCATTTTCCATCACGCTGCACTCCCTTGTTGCCGCCAAGCTCGCATGCTCGCGCCCAGATCTCCTGATCGAACCGCCTATTGGCAAGTTCAAGACGATGGATTTCTTCAAGATCGAAGACATTTTGGAAGCGGCAGAGCCGGCGAAGGAGGTTTTCAAGCGCGAACTTGGCGCACTTCTGGAAAAAACCTAG
- a CDS encoding alpha/beta-hydrolase family protein, with protein sequence MGLLQVIRNGLSATALVAAVSCFGAALTPSLMPRDPLVQAALAAVAASLGYELAMLVRALWRYMEIPDIKGRFLWVWWGTALLMSTGILIYSLSKAASWQNATRTAVDLPPLDTAAPFFIFAAGGLMFLGLWAGFRLAGVLRRFVARLLDRVVPQKVGVVLSIALVGWVFWALIDGALIRSTLRAADASFEAADVLIEPNIAQPKDPSKTGSPASLVKWDEMGRWGRHFVASSPTIEEISEFSSGPVIEPLRVYVGRRSADTAEARAELALEELIRVGGFERSVLVVMVPVGTGWMDPGAHDTLDFMLAGDVATVSVQYSYLTSMLALLAHPDYGVAQSRALFDKIYDYWTTLPKNDRPQFYVHGLSQGAFNSQATLPLFDMLGDPIQGAMWAGSPFFSRYWTEVRDQRNEGSPAWRPTFGNGSLVRVMDQYGGLDGDYRTWGPIRAVFLNYGSDPIVNFTFDSAVRPPAWLDQPRAPDVSERLSWFPIVTMLQLALDSMFALDVPRFGHYYVAPDYIDAWAAVVEPEGWSTDRADQLKDIFSRRGPAF encoded by the coding sequence ATGGGTTTGTTGCAGGTTATTCGAAACGGTCTGTCGGCGACTGCGCTCGTTGCTGCGGTGAGCTGCTTCGGGGCCGCCCTGACACCGTCCCTGATGCCGCGCGACCCCCTGGTTCAGGCCGCGCTTGCGGCCGTCGCCGCCAGTCTCGGTTACGAGTTGGCAATGCTCGTGCGCGCCCTCTGGCGCTACATGGAAATCCCCGACATCAAGGGCCGATTTCTTTGGGTCTGGTGGGGTACGGCGCTTTTGATGAGCACCGGAATTCTCATTTATTCCCTTTCAAAGGCGGCCTCCTGGCAGAATGCGACACGCACCGCTGTCGATCTGCCACCGCTCGACACCGCTGCTCCATTCTTCATCTTCGCTGCCGGAGGGCTCATGTTTCTGGGCTTGTGGGCGGGTTTCAGACTGGCAGGTGTCCTTCGACGGTTTGTTGCCCGTCTGCTCGACCGTGTGGTGCCGCAGAAGGTCGGTGTGGTGCTCTCCATCGCGCTGGTTGGCTGGGTCTTCTGGGCACTGATTGACGGAGCGCTCATAAGATCCACGCTTCGGGCAGCGGATGCATCGTTCGAAGCGGCCGATGTGCTGATCGAGCCGAATATCGCACAGCCAAAGGACCCGTCGAAGACCGGCAGTCCTGCCTCGCTCGTCAAGTGGGACGAGATGGGACGCTGGGGGCGCCACTTCGTTGCGTCGTCGCCGACCATCGAAGAGATCTCGGAATTTAGTTCCGGACCCGTGATTGAGCCGCTCAGGGTCTATGTCGGCCGCAGATCGGCCGATACGGCGGAAGCACGCGCCGAACTCGCACTTGAAGAGCTGATCCGGGTCGGTGGCTTTGAACGGTCCGTACTCGTCGTCATGGTTCCGGTCGGTACCGGCTGGATGGACCCGGGTGCGCATGACACGCTTGATTTCATGCTTGCCGGCGACGTTGCCACGGTCTCCGTGCAGTATTCCTACCTGACCAGCATGCTGGCCCTGCTTGCGCATCCCGACTACGGCGTCGCGCAGTCCCGGGCTCTTTTCGACAAGATTTACGATTACTGGACCACGCTGCCGAAAAACGACAGGCCCCAATTCTACGTTCACGGTCTGAGCCAGGGCGCGTTCAATTCCCAAGCGACCCTGCCTCTGTTCGACATGCTGGGAGATCCGATCCAGGGAGCCATGTGGGCGGGTTCGCCCTTCTTTTCCAGGTACTGGACGGAAGTCCGCGACCAGCGGAACGAAGGTAGCCCGGCGTGGCGCCCGACATTCGGCAACGGTTCGCTTGTGCGCGTCATGGATCAATATGGCGGTCTTGACGGTGATTACAGAACCTGGGGCCCGATCAGGGCTGTCTTTCTCAACTACGGCAGCGATCCGATCGTCAATTTCACTTTTGACAGCGCGGTGCGCCCGCCCGCCTGGCTGGATCAGCCGCGCGCACCGGATGTATCCGAACGGCTCTCCTGGTTCCCCATCGTGACCATGTTGCAGCTTGCGCTCGATTCCATGTTCGCGCTCGACGTTCCAAGGTTCGGACACTACTACGTCGCCCCCGACTATATCGACGCGTGGGCAGCAGTCGTGGAGCCGGAGGGCTGGTCAACGGACCGCGCGGATCAGTTGAAGGATATCTTCTCCAGACGCGGCCCGGCATTCTGA